In Candidatus Defluviibacterium haderslevense, the following are encoded in one genomic region:
- the purE gene encoding 5-(carboxyamino)imidazole ribonucleotide mutase, with protein MITPIVGIIMGSDSDFGIMQEAAHFLKECNVPFELKVVSAHRTPEYMVDYAKSAKSRGIKIIIAGAGGAAHLPGMIASLTTLPVIGVPIKSSNSIDGWDSLLSILQMPNGVPVATVALNGAKNAGILAAEILAISDPILDQILVDFKNGMRDTVLSKKLENQ; from the coding sequence ATGATAACACCGATAGTAGGGATTATAATGGGTTCAGATAGTGATTTTGGGATCATGCAGGAAGCCGCTCATTTTTTAAAGGAATGTAATGTCCCGTTTGAATTGAAAGTGGTATCTGCTCATAGAACTCCTGAGTATATGGTGGACTATGCAAAATCAGCCAAATCACGAGGTATTAAAATTATAATAGCCGGAGCGGGTGGCGCAGCGCATTTGCCTGGGATGATTGCCTCCTTGACTACATTACCCGTGATAGGAGTTCCTATTAAATCATCTAATTCTATAGATGGGTGGGATTCGCTTTTATCCATATTGCAAATGCCAAATGGCGTGCCAGTCGCTACTGTAGCACTTAATGGTGCCAAAAATGCCGGCATTTTAGCAGCTGAGATTCTCGCTATTTCAGATCCTATATTGGATCAGATATTAGTAGATTTTAAGAATGGAATGCGAGATACGGTTTTATCTAAAAAACTGGAAAATCAATAA
- the tnpA gene encoding IS200/IS605 family transposase, whose protein sequence is MGQSLVKNYLHIIFSTKHRQALIHPPFNVELHAYLGGICNALESQVIISGGYTDHVHILCLLSKKIALTKLIENLKSNSSKWMKTKDVSLKNFYWQDGYGAFSVNPYEVDHVIAYIKNQYEHHEKITFQDEYRLFLTKYKVEYDERYIWD, encoded by the coding sequence ATGGGCCAGTCACTCGTAAAAAACTACTTACATATCATTTTTAGCACAAAGCACAGACAAGCTTTAATTCACCCACCATTTAATGTAGAACTTCATGCTTATTTAGGAGGAATTTGCAATGCATTAGAGTCTCAGGTTATAATCAGTGGGGGCTATACCGATCATGTTCATATACTTTGTTTGTTGTCAAAAAAAATTGCTCTAACTAAGCTGATTGAAAATTTAAAATCCAATTCTTCAAAATGGATGAAAACTAAAGATGTTTCCTTGAAAAATTTTTATTGGCAAGATGGGTATGGCGCTTTTTCAGTGAATCCTTATGAAGTTGATCATGTAATTGCATACATTAAGAACCAGTATGAACATCATGAAAAAATTACTTTTCAGGATGAATATAGATTATTTCTTACTAAATATAAAGTTGAATATGATGAACGTTACATTTGGGACTAA
- the rimO gene encoding 30S ribosomal protein S12 methylthiotransferase RimO: MKAKNYRKEKVQLITLGCSKNLVDSEQLMTQLDHNEYHVEHNPDHSKLADIIIINTCGFIDRAKEESIDTILHYAALRKEGKISKLLVTGCLSHRYKDNLEVEIPEVDGYFGTMEMPTLLARLNADYKYELIGERLTSTPSHFAYLKISEGCNRTCSFCAIPLMRGKHVSVEIDQLVKQAQNFAKNGVKELILIAQELTYYGLDLYKRRALSELLDQLCEVEGIEWIRLHYSYPSKFPLDVIHTMNKQSKVCNYLDIPLQHATDRMLLAMKRQINKKETVELIQSIRQIIPDISLRTTMLVGFPGETEEDFEELCEFIKEHKFDRLGVFQYSHEEDTSAHDLVDSVSAELKEYRAQRLMQIQEDISYELNEKKRGKKYKIIIDRVEGEYFIGRTEGDSPEVDNEVLISAKQYVRIGDFVDVIIRDSTHFDLIGEVV; encoded by the coding sequence TTGAAGGCTAAGAATTACCGAAAGGAAAAAGTACAATTGATTACATTAGGATGTTCCAAAAATCTAGTTGATTCAGAACAATTAATGACCCAGCTTGATCACAATGAATATCATGTAGAGCACAATCCGGATCATAGCAAACTGGCGGACATTATCATTATAAATACGTGTGGATTCATCGATCGGGCTAAGGAAGAATCCATAGATACAATTCTCCATTATGCAGCTTTGAGGAAAGAAGGAAAGATTTCTAAATTATTGGTGACTGGGTGTCTGTCACATAGATACAAAGACAACCTGGAAGTAGAAATCCCTGAAGTTGATGGTTATTTTGGAACTATGGAAATGCCCACACTTTTGGCACGATTAAATGCTGATTATAAGTATGAGCTTATCGGTGAAAGATTAACCAGTACCCCTAGTCATTTTGCTTATTTGAAAATTTCAGAAGGTTGTAATAGAACTTGTTCTTTTTGTGCCATACCCTTGATGCGGGGCAAACATGTTTCAGTAGAAATAGATCAATTGGTTAAACAAGCTCAGAACTTTGCTAAAAACGGAGTAAAAGAGCTGATTCTTATAGCTCAGGAATTAACATATTATGGTTTAGATTTGTATAAAAGAAGGGCTTTGTCAGAATTGTTGGACCAACTTTGTGAAGTAGAGGGGATTGAATGGATTCGTTTGCATTATTCTTATCCCTCTAAATTTCCACTAGATGTTATTCATACCATGAACAAACAATCTAAGGTGTGTAATTATTTAGATATCCCACTTCAACATGCTACTGATCGGATGTTATTAGCAATGAAGCGCCAAATAAATAAAAAAGAAACTGTTGAATTAATACAATCCATCCGACAAATCATCCCTGATATAAGTTTGAGAACTACCATGTTGGTAGGTTTTCCGGGTGAAACAGAAGAGGATTTCGAAGAGTTATGTGAGTTTATTAAAGAACACAAGTTTGATCGTTTAGGTGTTTTTCAATATTCCCATGAAGAGGATACATCAGCACATGATCTTGTAGATTCAGTATCTGCAGAACTTAAGGAATATCGGGCTCAACGATTAATGCAAATTCAGGAAGACATTTCTTATGAATTAAATGAAAAAAAACGAGGTAAAAAGTATAAAATAATCATAGATCGGGTTGAAGGAGAATATTTTATTGGACGAACAGAAGGAGATAGTCCGGAAGTCGACAATGAAGTATTGATTTCCGCAAAGCAATACGTTAGAATAGGGGATTTTGTTGATGTGATTATTCGCGACTCAACACATTTTGATTTAATTGGAGAAGTAGTTTGA
- the msrB gene encoding peptide-methionine (R)-S-oxide reductase MsrB, producing MRINYLLYIVGLFLSGCSCSCQKSSVQKSVKDDANIDTTIVIPQHIEPITLTDEEWRKKLSEESYYVMREKGTERSFTGKLWDNHQTGIYLCNACQLPLFSSATKFESGTGWPSFFKPIRNDLVSEIVDDTYGMIRKEIVCSRCKGHLGHVFDDGPAPTGLRYCMNSVSLKFIPTGSLPK from the coding sequence ATGAGGATTAATTATTTGCTTTACATTGTGGGATTATTTTTAAGTGGATGTTCTTGTTCTTGTCAGAAATCGTCCGTTCAGAAATCGGTAAAGGACGATGCCAATATTGACACTACAATTGTAATTCCACAACATATTGAACCCATCACGTTGACAGATGAAGAATGGCGAAAAAAATTATCTGAAGAAAGTTATTACGTTATGCGTGAAAAAGGTACGGAAAGGTCTTTTACGGGTAAGCTTTGGGATAATCATCAGACAGGTATATATCTATGTAACGCTTGTCAATTACCTCTGTTCAGCTCAGCTACAAAATTTGAATCTGGAACCGGCTGGCCAAGTTTTTTTAAACCTATACGAAATGACTTAGTTTCAGAAATCGTGGATGATACATACGGTATGATTAGAAAAGAAATTGTTTGTAGTCGGTGCAAAGGTCATTTAGGCCATGTATTTGATGATGGTCCGGCGCCCACGGGTCTGAGGTATTGCATGAATTCAGTTTCTTTGAAATTTATCCCCACGGGGAGTCTGCCTAAATAA
- a CDS encoding M48 family metallopeptidase produces the protein MNGNPVTVSAKYYFGIKPSPRIINLNIQDHQISFLHPDTFEAIIWDVSKVQLATYKEDHLILRYGNKDPFEYLECNQSEDIECIRSKVSASSLFNQKSNLKSNTSLLGIFSILIGFVLLLGFSYFYALPSLNQWAANRTPKEWEIKMGDSAIQQFLANEQEDVNKSIILNQFFDSLNISSVYPIKLYVVNDSIINAFAMPGGHIVVYKGILDRMCSYQELVGLLGHELAHIEKQHSLKTIYQTVSSYLMISLIFGDLTGIAAIFVEQANNIKNLSYSRSFELESDQEGLRLMLERNINPQGLLDLFNILKSTHTDNQLQSSFFSTHPLTEERIQIIEANIKPSHTYQHYPELEQLFNDLQKN, from the coding sequence ATGAATGGAAATCCGGTTACAGTTAGTGCAAAATATTATTTTGGAATAAAACCTTCACCTCGAATCATTAATCTTAATATTCAGGATCATCAAATTTCATTTTTACATCCTGATACCTTTGAGGCAATTATTTGGGATGTTTCAAAAGTTCAATTAGCTACGTATAAAGAGGATCATTTAATTCTTCGATATGGAAATAAAGATCCATTTGAATATCTGGAGTGTAATCAAAGTGAAGATATTGAATGCATAAGGTCTAAGGTCTCAGCATCATCGCTATTTAATCAAAAATCTAATTTAAAAAGTAATACTTCTTTGTTGGGTATCTTTTCGATATTAATAGGTTTTGTTCTTCTGCTGGGGTTCAGTTATTTTTACGCATTACCTTCATTGAACCAATGGGCAGCCAATCGAACACCTAAGGAATGGGAAATTAAAATGGGAGACAGCGCTATACAGCAATTCTTAGCAAATGAACAGGAAGATGTAAATAAATCCATTATTTTAAATCAATTCTTTGATTCCTTAAATATTTCTTCAGTCTATCCCATCAAATTGTACGTTGTGAATGACTCAATCATTAATGCATTCGCTATGCCAGGTGGGCATATCGTTGTTTATAAGGGAATTTTGGATCGCATGTGTTCATATCAAGAATTGGTTGGATTACTAGGCCATGAATTAGCTCACATCGAAAAGCAACATAGTTTAAAAACGATCTATCAGACCGTTTCTTCTTATCTTATGATCTCATTGATATTTGGTGATTTAACTGGAATAGCTGCAATTTTTGTAGAACAGGCTAATAATATTAAGAACCTGAGTTATTCCAGGTCATTTGAATTAGAGTCCGATCAAGAAGGATTAAGGCTAATGCTAGAGAGAAATATTAATCCTCAAGGACTACTGGATCTATTCAATATTTTGAAAAGTACACATACAGATAATCAACTTCAATCCTCTTTTTTTAGCACTCATCCATTGACTGAGGAGCGTATTCAGATCATTGAAGCTAACATTAAGCCAAGTCATACATATCAGCACTATCCTGAATTAGAGCAGCTATTTAATGACCTCCAAAAGAATTAA
- a CDS encoding O-antigen ligase family protein translates to MIELLFDKKNRIVFWICIFFTCLSVGLVYFDVYYFFLFPIILFASIVFLFKPDVVFYSLAFLVPLSINPNDVDLGHLSLSIPTEPMLFLLVLIFVYYLVSEKNINTKIFTHPFSILIYFYIFWLMITTITSVDMIVSLKFVIAKIWFIVPSYFLAHFYFKKEQNIVSFLTLFICGIAIVALYNIIHLAGFNFEDKPSQWTMQPFFKDHAILGAILALAIPISFGLRSYFNLDVIRKNVFIIISVILIICLIFTYSRAAWVSVVPAVLLYLLLKFKFRFSTLFGIIVGLIVIGLFNLSSILDSLGQNKVASSDDLVENVESITNISSDASNLERINRWSCAIDMWQEKPFFGWGPGTYMFNYAPFQLSANYTEISTNFGDVGNAHSEYLGPLAETGVIGLLIFLMMFIMVFYYLFKVYLLAHEKSSKIIISTAGCGLITYFVHGFMNNYLDTDKAAVIFWILISIIISYDIKNINRTNLEISSEQL, encoded by the coding sequence GTGATAGAATTGCTATTTGATAAAAAGAATAGAATAGTCTTTTGGATTTGTATTTTTTTTACATGCTTATCTGTTGGGCTAGTTTATTTTGATGTCTACTATTTCTTTTTATTTCCTATTATTTTATTTGCTTCAATAGTGTTTTTATTTAAGCCTGACGTAGTCTTTTATAGTTTGGCTTTTCTAGTGCCTTTGTCCATTAATCCTAATGATGTCGATTTAGGTCATCTTAGTTTATCAATTCCAACAGAACCCATGTTGTTTTTGTTGGTATTAATATTTGTATATTATTTAGTGTCTGAAAAAAACATTAATACTAAAATATTTACACATCCTTTTTCGATTCTTATTTATTTTTATATTTTTTGGTTGATGATAACTACGATTACGAGTGTTGACATGATCGTTTCACTTAAGTTTGTCATTGCGAAAATTTGGTTTATCGTACCATCGTATTTTTTAGCACATTTTTATTTCAAAAAAGAACAAAACATTGTTTCGTTTCTTACTTTATTTATTTGTGGAATAGCCATTGTTGCACTTTATAATATTATTCATTTAGCTGGATTCAATTTTGAAGATAAACCATCTCAATGGACTATGCAACCCTTTTTTAAGGATCATGCTATCTTAGGTGCTATTTTAGCCTTAGCTATACCCATTTCTTTTGGTTTAAGAAGTTATTTTAATTTAGATGTAATTCGTAAGAATGTTTTTATCATTATTTCTGTGATTTTAATCATTTGTTTAATATTTACCTATTCAAGAGCTGCTTGGGTTAGTGTTGTACCTGCCGTTTTATTGTATTTATTATTAAAATTCAAATTTAGGTTTTCTACTTTGTTTGGTATCATAGTAGGACTCATAGTAATTGGACTTTTTAATCTTAGTTCCATTCTTGATAGTTTAGGTCAAAATAAAGTTGCTAGTTCAGATGATCTAGTTGAAAATGTAGAATCGATAACAAATATTAGCTCAGATGCTTCCAATTTGGAACGAATTAATAGATGGTCATGTGCTATCGATATGTGGCAAGAAAAACCTTTTTTTGGATGGGGGCCTGGGACCTATATGTTTAATTATGCTCCATTCCAGCTTAGTGCCAATTATACTGAAATAAGTACTAATTTTGGGGATGTAGGTAATGCTCATAGTGAGTATTTAGGGCCCCTTGCAGAAACAGGCGTTATTGGTTTGTTGATATTTTTAATGATGTTTATAATGGTTTTTTATTACCTCTTTAAGGTTTATCTATTAGCTCATGAAAAGTCATCCAAAATCATTATTTCAACAGCAGGATGTGGATTGATTACCTATTTTGTACATGGCTTTATGAATAATTATTTGGATACAGATAAGGCAGCAGTTATATTTTGGATTTTGATTAGTATAATAATCAGTTATGATATTAAGAATATCAATAGAACCAATCTAGAAATTAGTTCTGAGCAACTATAA
- a CDS encoding class I SAM-dependent methyltransferase, with amino-acid sequence MKYRNILYNNYYSTQAGQLTTKSIQLKFEEETKVFIAEIIPIINKNKSIKILDLGCGTGSFIKALKISGYERIEGIDISSEQVSIANQMGLTEVKIGDIVAFLKLSKSKYDLISCMDIIEHFTKDELVELLDLIKLNLNDTGTIIARTPNMDAPYASLYANGDFTHENYLNTQSAVQLFKSIGYHNIKIYPSYILVNGFLKEFIRKIIWSIIKLKIKIMIFSTGRSSKHMSLTPNLIIVAQN; translated from the coding sequence ATGAAGTACCGAAACATTTTATATAATAATTACTACTCAACTCAAGCCGGACAATTAACCACCAAATCTATCCAATTAAAATTTGAAGAAGAAACCAAAGTTTTTATTGCAGAAATAATTCCCATAATAAACAAAAATAAATCCATCAAAATATTAGACTTAGGCTGTGGTACGGGCTCATTTATAAAGGCACTTAAAATAAGTGGTTACGAACGAATAGAAGGTATTGATATTTCAAGTGAGCAAGTATCTATTGCAAATCAAATGGGCTTAACAGAGGTAAAAATCGGTGACATCGTAGCCTTTTTAAAACTTTCAAAATCAAAATATGATTTAATTTCTTGCATGGATATTATTGAGCACTTTACAAAAGATGAATTGGTAGAACTTCTTGATTTAATAAAACTAAATTTAAATGATACTGGAACAATCATTGCCAGAACACCTAATATGGATGCTCCTTATGCTAGTCTATATGCGAATGGTGATTTTACCCATGAGAATTATTTGAATACCCAATCAGCTGTTCAATTATTTAAAAGCATCGGATATCATAACATAAAAATTTATCCAAGTTATATTCTTGTCAATGGTTTCCTGAAAGAATTTATTAGAAAAATAATATGGAGTATAATAAAACTAAAAATCAAAATAATGATATTTTCTACAGGGCGCTCATCAAAACATATGTCATTGACTCCAAATTTAATTATAGTTGCTCAGAACTAA
- a CDS encoding TonB-dependent receptor, translating into MRVITILSCFLLNYYATAQFGKIQGYVLNSTDNEAIPFANVQIQGTEIGTMTNELGYFEINNLQSTIYNIKIWALGYNEMILSEIQVTNNKPVKLNIQLTESILNLQEILIQSNAFQKSEESPLSLRVISVTEINRNPGSNRDISKVVQSLPGVTSTAAFRNDLIIRGGAPNENRFYLDDVEVPNINHFATQGSSGGPVGMINVAFIREVEFLSSAFPANRGNALSSVFDFKQRDGRDDRMGFSGTLGASDIGLSLEGPIGKKTTYLISARRSYLQFLFKVLELPFLPIYNDFQIKLKHKFNKKNEITFIGLGAYDDFELNEEANQTESQQYILNYLPISKQWNYTNGIVYKHYNKNGYYTFVISRNMLNNHAQKFQNNDESKLENKILDYTSQEIENKLRIEKTQRNGTHKITYGFTAEQIKYNNQTYNRIYSSQQVVELNYDSKIVFYKYGIFGQYSKKSLHEKLTSSIGLRFDGNSYSKEMSNPFTQISPRISFSYQIKKNIDLNANTGIYYQLPPYTILGYKDNNAIFVNRQNGIKYIRANHYVLGLAYRPSSKSQLTVEGFLKQYHNYPILLKDSITLANLGGDFGIIGNEPASPFAKGKSYGLELMYQQKLIKGFYGIMSLTFAMSQFEDKNHSYIPSAWDSRSIFNMTAGKRFRRNWEIGINWRFQSGLPYTPNLTESNLKLAWDINGKALLDYNQINSLRNQAINQIDFRVDKKWFFKQWNLNLYLDVENVTGSSISSKTLILDRPLDNNNQPIGGPIIENPNDPLSEQRYKVKEIKDNIGVRLPSIGITIEF; encoded by the coding sequence ATGAGAGTCATTACGATATTAAGTTGTTTTTTACTCAATTATTATGCAACGGCTCAATTTGGCAAAATCCAAGGGTATGTGTTAAATAGTACTGATAATGAGGCTATTCCATTTGCAAATGTACAAATTCAAGGTACAGAAATAGGTACAATGACCAATGAACTTGGTTATTTTGAAATAAATAATTTACAATCGACTATTTATAACATTAAAATCTGGGCTTTGGGGTATAATGAAATGATTCTATCAGAGATCCAGGTCACCAATAACAAGCCGGTTAAACTTAATATCCAATTAACGGAGTCCATATTAAATTTACAAGAAATTCTTATCCAATCTAATGCTTTTCAAAAATCAGAAGAAAGCCCTCTTTCACTTAGAGTAATTAGTGTAACTGAGATTAATAGAAATCCAGGATCCAATAGAGATATTTCAAAAGTGGTACAATCACTCCCTGGAGTTACAAGCACAGCGGCATTTAGGAATGATCTGATCATTCGTGGTGGAGCGCCAAATGAAAATCGTTTTTACCTGGATGATGTGGAGGTACCCAATATAAACCATTTTGCAACCCAAGGCTCCTCAGGTGGTCCTGTGGGCATGATCAATGTTGCTTTTATCCGTGAAGTAGAATTTCTAAGTAGTGCCTTTCCTGCTAACAGAGGAAATGCGCTATCATCTGTTTTTGATTTTAAACAAAGAGATGGTCGTGATGACCGTATGGGATTTTCTGGAACTTTGGGAGCAAGCGACATTGGTTTAAGTTTAGAAGGTCCCATAGGCAAGAAAACAACTTACCTCATTTCTGCAAGAAGATCCTATTTACAATTTTTATTTAAAGTTTTAGAATTACCATTTTTACCCATTTACAATGATTTTCAAATAAAATTAAAACATAAATTCAATAAAAAAAATGAAATAACTTTCATTGGCCTAGGAGCTTATGATGATTTTGAACTCAATGAAGAAGCCAACCAAACTGAAAGTCAACAATACATCCTTAATTATCTACCCATAAGCAAACAATGGAATTATACCAATGGCATTGTTTATAAACATTACAATAAAAATGGATACTATACCTTTGTCATAAGTAGAAATATGCTCAACAATCATGCTCAAAAATTTCAAAACAATGATGAGTCGAAATTAGAAAATAAAATACTGGATTACACTTCTCAGGAGATTGAAAATAAATTAAGGATAGAAAAAACACAAAGAAATGGAACCCATAAAATTACTTATGGTTTTACTGCTGAACAAATCAAATACAATAATCAAACGTACAACAGAATATATTCATCTCAACAAGTCGTTGAATTAAATTATGATTCAAAAATAGTATTTTACAAATATGGAATATTTGGGCAATACAGTAAAAAATCACTACACGAAAAATTAACTTCTTCTATTGGTTTAAGATTTGATGGTAATTCATATAGTAAAGAAATGTCTAACCCATTCACACAAATTTCACCTCGAATATCATTCTCTTACCAAATCAAAAAAAATATAGATCTCAATGCAAATACTGGAATATACTACCAACTTCCTCCATATACAATACTTGGTTACAAAGACAACAATGCAATATTTGTAAATCGTCAAAATGGAATTAAATACATCAGAGCCAATCATTATGTTCTGGGATTGGCATATAGGCCTTCTTCAAAGTCACAATTAACAGTTGAAGGATTTCTAAAGCAATATCATAATTATCCCATACTGTTAAAGGATAGTATAACACTAGCAAATCTCGGTGGTGATTTTGGTATCATTGGAAATGAACCGGCCTCACCTTTTGCTAAAGGAAAAAGTTATGGATTGGAATTAATGTATCAACAAAAATTAATCAAAGGATTTTATGGAATCATGTCTCTTACTTTTGCCATGAGTCAATTTGAAGATAAAAATCATTCATACATTCCTTCGGCATGGGACAGCCGCTCGATATTTAATATGACTGCTGGAAAAAGATTTAGGAGAAATTGGGAAATAGGTATTAATTGGAGATTCCAATCCGGACTCCCCTATACGCCCAATTTGACTGAATCTAATTTAAAGCTAGCGTGGGACATTAATGGAAAGGCATTGTTAGATTATAATCAAATCAATTCATTAAGAAACCAAGCTATAAATCAAATAGATTTCCGCGTTGATAAAAAATGGTTTTTCAAACAATGGAATTTAAATTTATATTTGGATGTAGAAAATGTAACCGGAAGTTCCATCTCTAGCAAAACACTTATTTTAGATCGACCTTTAGACAATAACAATCAACCTATAGGTGGCCCAATCATTGAAAACCCAAATGATCCCTTATCAGAACAAAGATACAAAGTAAAAGAAATCAAAGACAATATTGGAGTTAGATTACCAAGCATTGGTATCACTATTGAATTCTAA